Proteins encoded in a region of the Streptomyces akebiae genome:
- the lgt gene encoding prolipoprotein diacylglyceryl transferase — MELAYIPSPSRGVLYLGPVPLRGYAFCIIIGVFVAVWLGNKRWVARGGRPGTVADIAVWAVPFGLIGGRLYHVITDYELYFSEGRDWVDAFKVWEGGLGIWGAIALGAVGAWIGCRRRGIPLPAYADAVAPGIALAQAIGRWGNWFNQELYGKPTDLPWAVEITSSTDGRLPGTYHPTFLYESLWCVGVALLVIWADRRFKLGHGRAFALYVAAYCAGRFWIEYMRVDEAHRILGLRLNNWTALFVFVLAVIYIVLSARKRPGREEIVEPGSPDGDGDEGAAAVGDAESESESGSESKSEPKSGVEKSSAKADAEEKKDAEASGSGGEKKETESAEKS, encoded by the coding sequence ATGGAACTTGCCTACATTCCCAGCCCGTCGCGCGGGGTGCTGTACCTCGGTCCCGTCCCGCTGCGCGGCTACGCCTTCTGCATCATCATCGGTGTCTTCGTAGCCGTCTGGCTCGGCAACAAACGCTGGGTCGCGCGGGGCGGACGGCCCGGAACGGTCGCCGACATCGCCGTCTGGGCCGTGCCCTTCGGCCTGATCGGCGGCCGGCTCTACCACGTGATCACGGACTACGAGCTGTACTTCAGCGAGGGCCGTGACTGGGTGGACGCCTTCAAGGTCTGGGAGGGCGGGCTCGGCATCTGGGGCGCGATCGCCCTCGGCGCGGTGGGGGCGTGGATCGGCTGCCGCCGACGTGGCATCCCGCTGCCCGCGTACGCCGACGCCGTCGCGCCCGGGATCGCTCTCGCGCAGGCGATCGGTCGCTGGGGCAACTGGTTCAACCAGGAGCTGTACGGAAAGCCGACGGATCTTCCGTGGGCCGTGGAGATCACGTCCTCCACGGACGGTCGGCTGCCGGGTACGTACCACCCGACCTTCCTCTACGAGTCGCTGTGGTGCGTCGGCGTCGCGCTCCTCGTCATCTGGGCGGACCGCCGGTTCAAGCTCGGGCACGGGCGGGCGTTCGCGCTGTACGTCGCCGCGTACTGCGCGGGGCGGTTCTGGATCGAGTACATGCGCGTCGACGAGGCCCACCGCATCCTCGGACTGCGCCTCAACAACTGGACCGCGCTGTTCGTCTTCGTCCTCGCCGTGATCTACATCGTCCTGTCGGCCCGGAAGCGGCCGGGGCGGGAAGAGATCGTCGAGCCGGGGAGCCCCGACGGTGACGGGGACGAGGGTGCGGCTGCCGTCGGGGACGCGGAGTCGGAGTCGGAGTCGGGCTCGGAGTCGAAGTCGGAGCCCAAGTCGGGGGTGGAGAAGTCGTCGGCCAAGGCCGATGCCGAGGAGAAGAAGGACGCGGAGGCCTCCGGCTCGGGGGGCGAGAAGAAGGAGACAGAGTCCGCGGAGAAGAGCTGA
- a CDS encoding ADP-ribosylglycohydrolase family protein — MTPLRLTWVQPEDLLGHELHQARQDGREPSAIAARWRAAGGPPAPLRAGASPHRVSRYLRQLAEDLLDELADLPSALRDDEPTDLSRIKALCPNWPTRSAEPTRSAEPTRSAEPTRSAEPTHPTQPTGPTQPPAPAERSHPAQPASTPPARARDTFPAPATYTRRLEAAWLGRAAGCLLGKPVEKLPLHAIRQLAAVTGNWPLTTWFTARGVPAELLTAHPWNRRSAPTSLAENIDGMPEDDDLNYPLLNLLLLARHGRDFTTADVAGLWLDELPAGRTFTAERVAYRNLLSGIDPPHTARHRNPFREWIGALIRADVHGWTNPGDPAAAAEQAHRDATLTHTANGVYAAMFVAATIAEATTGTHDVHQCLRTGLTVVPPDSRLARAITHALRLTADTEDFDTIVDELHATYADHHWVHVLPNTALLTAALTHADGDYAASICRAVSGGWDTDSNGATAGSIAGLLTGSPDALPDRWTAPLKNRLATSIADFNGVGFDTLAHLTLRETPHP, encoded by the coding sequence GTGACCCCCCTGCGTCTCACCTGGGTGCAGCCCGAGGACCTCCTCGGCCACGAACTCCACCAGGCCCGTCAGGACGGCCGCGAGCCCTCGGCCATCGCCGCCCGCTGGCGGGCGGCGGGCGGCCCCCCGGCCCCCCTCCGCGCCGGCGCCTCCCCGCACCGGGTCTCCCGCTACCTCCGCCAACTCGCCGAGGACCTGCTGGACGAACTGGCGGACCTGCCGAGCGCGTTGCGGGACGACGAGCCGACGGACCTCAGCAGGATCAAGGCGTTGTGCCCGAACTGGCCCACCCGGTCGGCCGAGCCCACCCGGTCGGCCGAGCCCACCCGGTCGGCCGAGCCCACCCGGTCGGCCGAGCCCACACACCCGACCCAGCCCACGGGTCCGACCCAGCCCCCGGCTCCGGCCGAGCGGTCCCACCCCGCTCAGCCCGCCTCCACCCCTCCGGCGCGGGCCCGCGACACCTTCCCCGCCCCGGCCACCTACACCCGGCGCCTCGAAGCCGCCTGGCTCGGCCGGGCCGCCGGCTGCCTCCTCGGCAAACCCGTCGAGAAACTCCCCCTCCACGCCATCCGCCAACTCGCCGCGGTCACCGGCAACTGGCCCCTCACCACGTGGTTCACCGCCCGAGGCGTCCCCGCGGAACTCCTCACCGCCCACCCCTGGAACCGCCGCTCGGCCCCCACCTCCCTCGCCGAGAACATCGACGGCATGCCCGAGGACGACGACCTCAACTACCCCCTCCTCAACCTGCTCCTCCTGGCCCGCCACGGCCGGGACTTCACCACCGCCGACGTAGCCGGCCTCTGGCTCGACGAACTCCCCGCGGGCCGCACCTTCACCGCCGAACGCGTCGCCTACCGCAACCTCCTCAGCGGCATCGACCCACCCCACACCGCCCGCCACCGCAACCCGTTCCGCGAATGGATCGGCGCCCTGATCCGCGCCGACGTCCACGGCTGGACCAACCCCGGCGACCCGGCCGCCGCGGCCGAACAGGCCCACCGGGACGCCACCCTCACCCACACCGCCAACGGCGTCTACGCGGCGATGTTCGTCGCGGCGACCATCGCCGAGGCGACCACCGGCACCCACGACGTCCACCAGTGCCTGCGCACCGGCCTGACGGTCGTCCCCCCGGACTCCCGCCTCGCGCGAGCGATCACCCACGCCCTCCGGCTCACCGCCGACACCGAGGACTTCGACACGATCGTCGACGAACTCCACGCCACCTACGCCGACCACCACTGGGTCCACGTCCTCCCCAACACCGCCCTGCTCACCGCCGCGCTCACCCACGCGGACGGCGACTACGCGGCCTCCATCTGCCGCGCGGTGTCCGGTGGTTGGGACACCGACTCCAACGGTGCGACGGCGGGCAGCATCGCGGGGCTGCTGACCGGCTCCCCGGACGCGCTCCCCGACCGCTGGACGGCCCCCCTCAAGAACCGCCTGGCCACCTCGATCGCCGACTTCAACGGCGTCGGCTTCGACACCCTGGCCCACCTCACCCTCCGGGAGACCCCCCACCCATGA
- a CDS encoding thioredoxin domain-containing protein, with translation MSEKNREGKRTARERLAEEREKQKAAEKRRRVLIVGASVVCVLGLAAVIGVVAANAGKDDEADTSGPVVAPSGANGEDSLAIPVGDAGARSTLSVWEDFRCPACKSFEDAYRSTIHELTAAGKLKVEYHLATLVDGNMGGSGSRKAAGAAACAQNEGKFPAYHDVLFENQPPETDDAFASETRLLDLAKKVDGLDTAAFRTCVEDGRHNSWVAKSNEAFQKGGFSGTPSVFLNGTNIYADQSMTPAKLKEMVEAKAAG, from the coding sequence GTGAGCGAGAAGAACCGTGAGGGAAAGCGCACCGCCCGTGAACGGCTGGCGGAGGAGCGCGAGAAGCAGAAGGCCGCCGAGAAGCGCCGTCGGGTGCTGATCGTGGGCGCGTCCGTGGTCTGCGTGCTGGGACTGGCCGCCGTGATCGGGGTCGTGGCGGCGAACGCGGGCAAGGACGACGAGGCCGACACCTCGGGCCCGGTGGTCGCGCCCTCGGGGGCGAACGGCGAGGACAGCCTCGCGATCCCCGTCGGGGACGCCGGCGCCAGGTCGACGCTCTCCGTGTGGGAGGACTTCCGCTGCCCGGCCTGCAAGTCCTTCGAGGACGCCTATCGCTCGACGATCCACGAGCTGACCGCGGCCGGGAAGCTGAAGGTCGAGTACCACCTCGCCACCCTGGTCGACGGCAACATGGGCGGCAGCGGCTCCCGCAAGGCCGCGGGCGCCGCCGCGTGCGCGCAGAACGAGGGGAAGTTCCCCGCGTACCACGACGTGCTCTTCGAGAACCAGCCGCCCGAGACGGACGACGCCTTCGCGAGTGAGACCAGGCTCCTCGACCTGGCGAAGAAGGTGGACGGGCTGGACACCGCCGCCTTCCGCACCTGTGTCGAGGACGGCAGGCACAACAGCTGGGTCGCCAAGTCGAACGAGGCCTTCCAGAAGGGCGGCTTCTCCGGCACGCCGAGCGTCTTCCTCAACGGCACCAACATCTACGCGGACCAGTCCATGACCCCCGCCAAGCTGAAGGAGATGGTGGAGGCGAAGGCCGCGGGGTGA
- the trpC gene encoding indole-3-glycerol phosphate synthase TrpC, whose translation MSVLDEIIDGVRADLAERQARVSLDELKERAAKAPAAKDGAAALRGDGVKVICEVKRSSPSKGALAAIADPAGLAADYEAGGAAVISVLTEQRRFGGSLADLEAVRARVDIPVLRKDFIVTSYQLWEARAYGADVALLIVAALEQSALESLIERAESIGLTPLVEVHDEDEVERAVDAGARVIGVNARNLKTLEVDRTTFERVAPEIPDSIVKIAESGVRGPHDLIAYANAGADAVLVGESLVTGKDPKTAVADLVAAGEHPALRHGRS comes from the coding sequence GTGAGTGTGCTCGACGAGATCATCGACGGAGTCCGTGCCGACCTCGCGGAGCGGCAGGCGCGCGTCAGCCTCGACGAGCTCAAGGAGCGCGCGGCGAAGGCTCCGGCAGCCAAGGACGGCGCGGCCGCGCTGCGCGGCGACGGCGTCAAGGTGATCTGCGAGGTCAAGCGTTCCAGCCCCTCCAAGGGCGCGCTCGCCGCGATCGCCGACCCGGCCGGGCTCGCGGCCGACTACGAGGCGGGCGGCGCGGCCGTCATCTCCGTCCTCACCGAACAGCGCCGCTTCGGCGGCTCGCTGGCCGACCTGGAGGCCGTCCGCGCCCGCGTGGACATCCCCGTCCTGCGCAAGGACTTCATCGTCACCTCCTACCAGCTGTGGGAGGCGCGGGCGTACGGCGCCGACGTGGCGCTGCTGATCGTCGCGGCCCTCGAACAGTCGGCGCTGGAGTCGCTGATCGAGCGTGCCGAGTCCATCGGGCTCACCCCGCTCGTCGAGGTCCACGACGAGGACGAGGTCGAGCGCGCGGTCGACGCCGGCGCCCGGGTGATCGGCGTCAACGCCCGCAACCTCAAGACCCTCGAGGTCGACCGCACCACGTTCGAGCGGGTCGCCCCCGAGATCCCCGACTCCATCGTCAAGATCGCCGAGTCCGGCGTCCGAGGCCCGCACGACCTCATCGCCTACGCCAACGCCGGCGCCGACGCGGTCCTCGTGGGCGAGTCCCTCGTCACCGGCAAGGACCCCAAGACCGCTGTCGCCGACCTCGTGGCCGCGGGCGAGCACCCGGCGCTGCGGCACGGCCGGAGCTGA
- a CDS encoding CaiB/BaiF CoA transferase family protein, translating into MTQAPPPPQVYEPPLSHLRVLDLATLFAGPLAATMLGDFGAEVIKVEHPTKPDPSRGHGPSKDGVGLWWKLLGRNKRTLTLNLSTPGGRSTLLRLAATADVIIENFRPGTLEKWGLGWKELSAVNPGLVLARVTGFGQFGPYAHRPGFGTLAEAMSGFAAITGEPDAPPVLPPFGLADSIAGLATAYAVMTALAARDRTGQGQTVDMAIIEPILTVLGPQPLWYDQLGHVQPRTGNRSANNAPRNTYRTADGSWVAVSTSAQSIAERVMRLVGRPELIDEPWFGSGAERARHADVLDEAVGAWIARHTREEVVEAFEKAEAAVAPIQDVREVMTDPQYRALDTITTVDDPDLGPLRMQNVLFRLSTTPGAIRWAGRPHGADTDSILTELGLSAPEIETLRREGAL; encoded by the coding sequence ATGACCCAGGCGCCACCCCCGCCCCAGGTGTACGAGCCTCCGCTCAGCCACCTCCGCGTCCTCGACCTCGCCACCCTCTTCGCGGGCCCCCTGGCCGCCACGATGCTCGGCGACTTCGGCGCGGAGGTCATCAAGGTCGAGCACCCCACGAAACCGGACCCGTCCCGGGGCCACGGCCCGTCGAAGGACGGCGTGGGCCTGTGGTGGAAACTGCTGGGCCGCAACAAGCGCACCCTGACGCTGAACCTCTCCACACCCGGCGGCCGGTCCACCCTCCTGCGCCTCGCCGCCACCGCCGACGTGATCATCGAGAACTTCCGCCCCGGCACCCTGGAGAAATGGGGTCTGGGCTGGAAGGAGCTGTCGGCGGTGAACCCCGGTCTGGTCCTCGCCCGGGTCACCGGCTTCGGCCAGTTCGGCCCGTACGCGCACCGCCCCGGCTTCGGCACGCTCGCCGAGGCGATGAGCGGATTCGCCGCGATCACCGGCGAACCCGACGCCCCACCGGTCCTGCCGCCCTTCGGACTCGCCGACTCGATCGCGGGTCTCGCGACGGCGTACGCGGTGATGACCGCACTCGCCGCGCGTGACCGTACCGGCCAGGGGCAGACGGTCGACATGGCGATCATCGAGCCGATCCTCACCGTTCTCGGGCCCCAGCCCCTCTGGTACGACCAGCTGGGCCACGTCCAGCCCCGTACGGGCAACCGCTCCGCGAACAACGCGCCCCGCAACACCTACCGCACGGCGGACGGTTCCTGGGTGGCCGTGTCCACCTCGGCCCAGTCGATCGCGGAACGCGTGATGCGCCTGGTCGGCCGGCCCGAGCTGATCGACGAGCCCTGGTTCGGTTCGGGGGCGGAGCGGGCCCGGCACGCGGACGTCCTGGACGAGGCGGTCGGCGCGTGGATCGCCCGTCACACCCGGGAGGAGGTCGTCGAGGCGTTCGAGAAGGCGGAGGCCGCGGTGGCCCCCATCCAGGACGTCCGGGAGGTGATGACCGACCCCCAGTACCGCGCCCTGGACACGATCACCACCGTCGACGACCCCGACCTCGGGCCCCTGCGCATGCAGAACGTCCTCTTCCGCCTCTCCACCACCCCCGGCGCGATCCGCTGGGCGGGCCGTCCGCACGGCGCCGACACGGACTCGATCCTGACCGAACTGGGCCTGTCAGCGCCGGAGATCGAGACCCTCCGCCGGGAGGGCGCCCTGTGA
- the trpB gene encoding tryptophan synthase subunit beta: MSSEFFIPDPEGQVPSAEGYFGAFGGKFIPEALVAAVDEVAVEYDKAKHDPEFARELDDLLVHYTGRPSSLTEVPRFAEHAGGARVFLKREDLNHTGSHKINNVLGQALLTKRMGKTRVIAETGAGQHGVATATACALFGLDCTIYMGEIDTRRQALNVARMRMLGAEVVAVKSGSRTLKDAINEAFRDWVANVDRTHYLFGTVAGPHPFPAMVRDFHRVIGVEARRQILERAGRLPDAAVACVGGGSNAIGLFHAFIPDTGVRLIGCEPAGHGIETGEHAATLTAGEPGILHGSRSYVLQDEEGQITEPYSISAGLDYPGIGPEHAYLKDSGRGEYRAVTDDAAMQALRLLSRTEGIIPAIESAHALAGALEVGRELGEDGLIVVNLSGRGDKDMDTAARYFGLYDSGADAEVAADAADLAEIEGDAK, translated from the coding sequence ATGTCCAGTGAGTTCTTCATTCCCGACCCCGAGGGTCAGGTTCCCAGCGCCGAGGGGTATTTCGGCGCGTTCGGCGGCAAGTTCATCCCGGAGGCGCTGGTCGCCGCCGTGGACGAGGTCGCCGTGGAGTACGACAAGGCCAAGCACGACCCCGAGTTCGCGCGCGAGCTCGACGATCTGCTCGTCCACTACACCGGGCGGCCCAGCTCGCTCACCGAGGTGCCCCGGTTCGCCGAGCACGCCGGCGGGGCCCGGGTCTTCCTCAAGCGCGAGGACCTGAACCACACCGGGTCGCACAAGATCAACAATGTGCTCGGGCAGGCCCTGCTCACCAAGCGCATGGGCAAGACCCGGGTGATCGCCGAGACGGGAGCGGGCCAGCACGGCGTCGCCACCGCCACGGCCTGCGCGCTCTTCGGCCTCGACTGCACGATCTACATGGGCGAGATCGACACCCGGCGGCAGGCCCTGAACGTCGCCAGGATGCGCATGCTCGGCGCCGAGGTCGTCGCCGTGAAGTCCGGCTCCCGGACCCTCAAGGACGCCATCAACGAGGCGTTCCGGGACTGGGTCGCCAATGTGGACCGCACCCACTACCTCTTCGGGACCGTCGCCGGGCCCCATCCCTTCCCCGCCATGGTCCGCGACTTCCACCGGGTCATCGGCGTCGAGGCCAGGCGGCAGATCCTCGAACGCGCCGGCCGGCTGCCCGACGCGGCCGTCGCCTGCGTCGGCGGCGGATCGAACGCCATCGGCCTCTTCCACGCCTTCATCCCGGACACCGGCGTACGCCTGATCGGCTGTGAGCCGGCCGGGCACGGCATCGAGACCGGCGAGCACGCGGCGACGCTGACCGCCGGGGAGCCGGGCATCCTGCACGGCTCGCGCTCGTACGTCCTCCAGGACGAGGAAGGCCAGATCACCGAGCCGTACTCGATCTCGGCCGGCCTCGACTACCCGGGCATCGGGCCCGAGCACGCCTACCTCAAGGACAGCGGCCGCGGCGAGTACCGCGCCGTCACGGACGACGCGGCCATGCAGGCACTGCGTCTGCTGTCGCGCACCGAGGGCATCATCCCGGCGATCGAGAGCGCCCACGCGCTCGCCGGCGCCCTGGAGGTCGGCAGGGAACTGGGCGAGGACGGGCTGATCGTCGTCAACCTGTCCGGGCGCGGCGACAAGGACATGGACACGGCCGCGCGCTACTTCGGCCTGTACGACAGTGGTGCCGACGCCGAGGTCGCCGCCGACGCGGCCGATCTCGCCGAGATCGAGGGGGACGCCAAGTGA
- the trpA gene encoding tryptophan synthase subunit alpha — protein MSGNIQLLSDTLAAAKAEGRSALIAYLPAGFPTVDGGIAAIKAVFEGGADVVEVGLPHSDPVLDGPVIQTADDIALRGGVKIADVMRTVREAYEATGKPVLVMTYWNPIDRYGVERFTAELAQAGGAGCILPDLPVQESALWREHAEKHGLGTVFVVAPSSKDARLAEITAAGSGFVYAASLMGVTGTRESVGAQAQDLVERTRATGSGLPVCVGLGVSNAEQAAEVAGFADGVIVGSAFVKRMLDAPDEAAGLDAVRELAGDLAKGVRRGA, from the coding sequence GTGAGCGGGAACATCCAGCTGTTGAGTGACACCCTCGCCGCCGCCAAGGCGGAGGGGCGGTCCGCGCTGATCGCCTATCTGCCGGCCGGGTTCCCGACCGTCGACGGCGGGATCGCCGCCATCAAGGCCGTCTTCGAGGGCGGCGCCGACGTCGTCGAGGTCGGGCTGCCGCACAGCGACCCGGTCCTGGACGGCCCCGTCATCCAGACCGCCGACGACATCGCCCTGCGGGGCGGCGTCAAGATCGCCGACGTGATGCGTACGGTCCGTGAGGCGTACGAGGCCACCGGGAAGCCGGTGCTCGTCATGACGTACTGGAACCCCATCGACCGCTACGGCGTCGAGCGCTTCACGGCCGAGCTCGCTCAGGCGGGCGGCGCGGGCTGCATCCTGCCCGACCTGCCCGTCCAGGAGTCGGCGCTGTGGAGGGAACACGCGGAGAAGCACGGGCTCGGCACGGTCTTCGTGGTCGCGCCCAGCAGCAAGGACGCCCGGCTCGCGGAGATCACCGCGGCGGGCAGCGGCTTCGTCTACGCGGCTTCGCTGATGGGTGTCACGGGCACCCGGGAATCGGTGGGAGCGCAGGCCCAGGACCTGGTGGAACGCACCCGGGCCACGGGCTCGGGCCTGCCGGTCTGCGTCGGCCTCGGCGTCTCCAACGCCGAGCAGGCCGCGGAGGTCGCCGGGTTCGCCGACGGCGTGATCGTCGGCTCCGCGTTCGTGAAGCGGATGCTGGACGCGCCCGACGAGGCCGCCGGCCTGGACGCCGTACGGGAACTGGCAGGCGACCTGGCGAAGGGCGTACGCCGGGGCGCGTGA
- the trpM gene encoding tryptophan biosynthesis modulator TrpM, whose amino-acid sequence MTPRDPYARLARGCRPRGCRAPARRVHGRRVRYVIGDEPGQVNGMRWPRTRTRRRPVGS is encoded by the coding sequence ATGACCCCCAGGGACCCCTACGCCCGCCTCGCGCGCGGGTGCCGTCCCCGTGGCTGCCGGGCGCCCGCCCGTCGCGTCCACGGGCGCCGGGTCCGCTATGTCATCGGTGACGAGCCGGGTCAGGTGAACGGCATGCGATGGCCCAGGACACGTACGCGCCGACGCCCTGTGGGCAGCTGA
- a CDS encoding HpcH/HpaI aldolase/citrate lyase family protein, which translates to MTPQSPTPFPLTWLYVPGDRPEVVTKALASGAEVVIVDLEDAVAPDRKAYARTATAELLAAPPPVPVHVRVNALHTPDAEEDLEILAPLPGLAALRLPKITSPDEVAKVAERVAPAEGGAIPLYALIESALGVERAYDIATAHPALRGIALGEADLRADLAVSDDRALDWPRSRVVLAARAAGLPSPAQSIYPDTRDLEGLAATSAHGRALGFLGRAAIHPRQLPVIERAYTPTPQEVESAERTLRAATDTAGAQALPDGRFVDAAIVAAARRTLTLAGRPSRL; encoded by the coding sequence GTGACCCCCCAGTCGCCGACGCCCTTCCCCCTGACCTGGCTGTACGTCCCCGGCGACCGCCCGGAGGTGGTCACCAAGGCCCTGGCCTCCGGGGCGGAGGTGGTGATCGTGGACCTGGAGGACGCGGTGGCCCCCGACCGCAAGGCCTACGCCCGCACGGCCACCGCCGAACTCCTCGCGGCACCGCCGCCCGTTCCGGTCCACGTACGCGTCAACGCCCTGCACACCCCGGACGCCGAGGAGGATCTCGAAATCCTCGCCCCGCTCCCCGGCCTGGCCGCCCTCCGCCTGCCGAAGATCACGTCCCCCGACGAGGTGGCGAAGGTCGCGGAACGCGTCGCGCCGGCGGAAGGAGGAGCGATCCCCCTGTACGCCCTCATCGAATCGGCCCTGGGTGTGGAACGGGCGTACGACATCGCCACCGCGCACCCCGCCCTGCGGGGCATCGCCCTCGGCGAGGCGGATCTCCGCGCCGACCTGGCCGTCAGCGACGACCGGGCCCTCGACTGGCCGCGCTCCCGGGTGGTCCTCGCCGCCCGTGCCGCCGGTCTCCCCTCACCCGCCCAGTCGATCTACCCGGACACGAGAGACCTGGAGGGCCTGGCGGCCACCTCCGCCCACGGCCGCGCGCTCGGTTTCCTGGGCCGCGCCGCCATCCACCCACGCCAGCTCCCGGTGATCGAACGCGCCTACACCCCGACCCCCCAGGAGGTGGAGTCGGCCGAGCGGACCCTCAGGGCGGCGACCGACACGGCCGGGGCCCAGGCCCTTCCCGACGGGCGCTTCGTCGATGCGGCCATTGTCGCCGCGGCGCGCAGAACCCTGACCCTTGCCGGCCGCCCCAGCAGACTGTGA
- a CDS encoding HGxxPAAW family protein: MAGSSHGHTPAAWTGVTIAFIGFCVSGAYMVMAQPLGFWAGMVIVVLGGVVGMVMRAMGMGQPKDAHAVYETAAVRANTTTTAEPAAAQS; the protein is encoded by the coding sequence ATGGCGGGCAGCAGCCACGGTCACACCCCGGCCGCCTGGACCGGCGTCACCATCGCCTTCATCGGTTTCTGCGTCTCGGGCGCCTACATGGTGATGGCCCAGCCGCTGGGATTCTGGGCCGGCATGGTCATCGTCGTCCTCGGCGGCGTCGTCGGCATGGTCATGCGCGCCATGGGCATGGGCCAGCCGAAGGACGCGCACGCCGTGTACGAGACGGCGGCGGTGCGCGCCAACACCACGACGACCGCCGAGCCGGCCGCCGCCCAGAGCTGA
- a CDS encoding ADP-ribosylglycohydrolase family protein, with the protein MTPASHPAPVPAPAPAAVPEATLDERITGALVGAAVGDALGGPVEGYTPEQILERHGGRVHGVVGPWNGDEWRTARPIAPYHKGDGHVTDDTLMTHALVRVYDHVRDHLDAYAVAEHLVPDMMTTPRWIPELEAEALPLQRVFLAEKWLVARIHYGHIDPREAGTGNIVNCGAAMYMAPVGLVNAADPPGAYAEALDVAGAHQSSYGREAAGVFAAAVAAACTPGATAESVVEACLALAKDGTRAAIESVCEVARRHTDFESALRPLREAVTPFDTVGPDYRAPSLGARRPSRLHSIEELPVALGMLLVARGDYRHAVLGSVNYGRDCDSIATMAGAVAGALGSEVPSDWSKTVAEASRLDLHAPARTLTDVALQIHTQDVRRRRAHESAFTALAPVR; encoded by the coding sequence ATGACGCCCGCATCGCATCCCGCACCCGTCCCGGCGCCCGCCCCCGCGGCCGTTCCGGAAGCCACGCTCGACGAACGCATCACCGGCGCCCTCGTCGGCGCCGCCGTCGGCGACGCCCTCGGCGGCCCGGTGGAGGGCTACACCCCGGAACAGATCCTCGAACGCCACGGCGGCCGCGTACACGGTGTCGTCGGCCCCTGGAACGGCGACGAGTGGCGCACCGCCCGCCCCATCGCCCCTTACCACAAGGGTGACGGCCACGTCACCGACGACACCTTGATGACCCATGCGCTCGTCCGGGTGTACGACCACGTACGCGACCACCTCGACGCGTACGCGGTCGCCGAGCACCTGGTGCCCGACATGATGACGACCCCGCGCTGGATCCCCGAGCTGGAAGCCGAGGCCCTCCCCCTGCAGCGGGTCTTCCTCGCCGAGAAGTGGCTGGTGGCCCGTATCCACTACGGCCACATCGACCCCCGCGAGGCCGGCACCGGCAACATCGTCAACTGCGGCGCCGCGATGTACATGGCTCCCGTCGGCCTGGTCAACGCGGCCGACCCGCCCGGCGCGTACGCCGAGGCGCTCGACGTCGCGGGCGCCCACCAGTCGTCCTACGGCAGGGAGGCGGCGGGCGTGTTCGCGGCGGCGGTCGCCGCGGCGTGCACGCCGGGCGCGACGGCGGAGTCGGTGGTCGAGGCATGCCTCGCCCTCGCGAAGGACGGCACCCGCGCGGCGATCGAGTCGGTGTGCGAAGTGGCCCGCCGCCACACGGACTTCGAGTCGGCGCTACGGCCGCTCCGCGAGGCGGTCACCCCGTTCGACACGGTCGGCCCCGACTACCGCGCCCCCTCCCTCGGCGCCCGCCGCCCTTCCCGCCTCCACTCGATCGAGGAACTCCCCGTCGCGCTCGGCATGTTGCTCGTGGCCCGCGGCGACTACCGCCACGCGGTGCTGGGTTCGGTGAACTACGGCCGCGACTGCGACTCCATCGCCACGATGGCCGGCGCCGTCGCCGGCGCGCTCGGCTCGGAGGTCCCGTCCGACTGGTCCAAGACGGTGGCGGAGGCGAGCCGCCTGGACCTGCACGCCCCCGCCCGGACGTTGACGGACGTCGCGCTCCAGATCCACACCCAGGACGTCCGGCGTCGCCGCGCCCACGAGTCGGCCTTCACCGCCCTGGCCCCCGTCCGGTGA
- a CDS encoding DUF2752 domain-containing protein, with translation MRCVNVETAPPAPQRSRALRGLWVPAGVLTAVGGAFAYVAAVDPNEPGHYPVCPLWRFTGLYCPGCGGLRSAHAFAHGDLATALTNNALAVVGFLGFAVLWTVWVVQVARGRPLRLRFGTVQAWSVGALALVFTVVRNLPFGGWLHP, from the coding sequence ATGCGGTGTGTGAACGTCGAGACCGCACCGCCCGCGCCACAGCGGAGCCGCGCCTTGCGCGGGCTCTGGGTGCCCGCCGGGGTGCTCACGGCCGTCGGCGGCGCCTTCGCGTACGTCGCGGCCGTGGACCCCAACGAACCCGGCCACTACCCGGTCTGCCCGCTGTGGCGCTTCACCGGCCTCTACTGCCCCGGCTGCGGCGGTCTGCGCAGCGCGCACGCCTTCGCGCACGGCGACCTCGCGACCGCGCTCACGAACAACGCGCTGGCGGTCGTGGGCTTCCTGGGGTTCGCGGTGCTGTGGACCGTCTGGGTGGTCCAGGTGGCGCGCGGACGACCCCTGCGCCTTCGCTTCGGGACCGTTCAGGCGTGGTCGGTCGGCGCGTTGGCGCTGGTCTTCACGGTTGTCCGGAACCTGCCGTTCGGTGGCTGGCTCCATCCTTGA